The Antarcticibacterium sp. 1MA-6-2 genome has a window encoding:
- a CDS encoding endonuclease/exonuclease/phosphatase family protein, which yields MELKPFLQGFALVAIILTLAPFIAADYWWIRIFDFPHTQLTILTLVALLVYFFRFNLKAAEDYILVGVLGACLTFQVVRILPYLPHGNVEMKETNSGTTAPSVKFYIANVLQTNENYDKIKAEIAKEDADVLLFMETDSKWMNKLRPAVKDYKYRAEEPLDNTYGMLLYSRLPLKDPKIKYLVDDSIPSIHTIIQLRDGKEFKLYAIHPTPPMPQHNPSSTDRDAEMMLVAKEVRNREIPVIVAGDFNDVAWSESTSMFKKISELLDPRVGRGFYNTFNAKNPLMRWPLDHFFASDEFRLKSITLGEEIGSDHFPAVFEISLEPEGAGQQEQEDASGEDLEDANKQIREARKDNSQEAKKKT from the coding sequence ATGGAATTAAAGCCCTTTTTACAAGGTTTTGCGCTGGTGGCAATCATCCTCACCCTTGCTCCCTTTATTGCTGCAGATTATTGGTGGATTCGGATTTTTGATTTTCCTCATACCCAACTTACCATTTTAACCCTGGTCGCGCTGCTCGTTTATTTTTTCAGATTTAATTTAAAAGCAGCTGAGGATTATATTTTAGTTGGAGTTTTGGGTGCCTGCCTTACCTTTCAGGTTGTCCGGATCCTGCCCTACCTTCCACACGGAAATGTGGAAATGAAGGAAACAAATTCCGGGACTACTGCTCCTTCAGTTAAATTCTATATTGCAAATGTACTTCAAACCAACGAAAATTATGATAAGATAAAGGCTGAAATAGCAAAAGAAGATGCTGATGTTTTACTGTTTATGGAAACAGACAGTAAGTGGATGAATAAACTTAGACCTGCTGTTAAGGATTATAAATACCGGGCTGAAGAACCTCTTGATAATACTTACGGTATGTTGCTCTATTCCCGGTTACCACTAAAAGATCCAAAAATAAAATATCTGGTAGATGACAGTATTCCTTCTATTCATACAATTATACAACTGCGGGATGGAAAGGAATTCAAACTTTATGCTATTCATCCTACTCCACCAATGCCACAACACAATCCTTCTTCTACCGATAGAGATGCGGAAATGATGTTAGTTGCAAAAGAGGTAAGGAACAGAGAAATTCCCGTAATAGTAGCAGGAGACTTTAATGATGTAGCCTGGTCTGAATCTACTTCTATGTTCAAGAAAATCAGCGAACTTTTAGATCCGCGGGTGGGACGTGGTTTTTACAATACTTTCAATGCTAAAAATCCTTTAATGCGGTGGCCTCTTGATCATTTCTTTGCTTCAGATGAATTCCGCCTAAAATCTATAACTCTGGGAGAAGAAATAGGCTCCGATCATTTTCCTGCCGTTTTTGAAATTAGCCTGGAACCAGAAGGCGCAGGTCAACAGGAGCAGGAAGACGCTTCAGGTGAAGATTTAGAAGATGCCAATAAACAAATCCGGGAAGCCCGAAAAGATAATTCTCAAGAAGCTAAAAAGAAGACTTAG
- a CDS encoding transcription elongation factor, with product MSNKKIQIFYQSLEKINNLIEQYQNQMDSLKESMASNDIHTDYDQEGSGGQTLGDFERSAAHLDNARKMKQTLNQVDREHYSETIKFGSVVETDKNYYFIAVPLGKVHMDDGSAVQVISTDAPIFEKLKGKKKGDTFKLNDEEIEILNVQ from the coding sequence ATGAGTAATAAAAAAATACAGATTTTCTATCAAAGCTTAGAAAAAATAAATAATCTCATAGAACAATATCAAAATCAAATGGATAGTTTAAAAGAGTCCATGGCATCTAATGATATTCATACAGATTATGATCAGGAAGGCAGCGGGGGACAAACTCTGGGCGATTTTGAAAGAAGTGCAGCTCATCTGGACAATGCGCGGAAGATGAAACAAACTCTAAATCAGGTAGACCGGGAGCATTATAGTGAAACTATAAAATTTGGAAGTGTAGTAGAAACAGACAAGAACTATTATTTCATAGCAGTTCCGTTGGGAAAAGTCCACATGGACGACGGAAGTGCTGTACAGGTAATTTCTACAGATGCCCCAATATTTGAAAAATTAAAAGGGAAGAAAAAAGGAGATACCTTTAAATTGAACGATGAAGAAATAGAAATCCTTAATGTTCAATAA
- a CDS encoding mechanosensitive ion channel family protein, translating into MEQDDSFQVTSIDEAFKSFYDSFIEQVPNIGMGILIIILGVLLGTWIGNFAKNRISYRTRDPLMSKFLGKSIRILFIVISIMIGLRAAGLGGIATGILTAAGASAVVLGFAFKDIGENFIAGIKLSFNRPFNINDTVEVGNNFGKVKALEFRYTKLKTFDGKDVYIPNSDVLTEPVTNFTEDGFFRWDFVVGIAYENDIDGAKAIIMKVIEEIPDVIEDEDHQNFVIEEELATSTVNLKVFFWVDTTDFRRGALIQRGMVIRKVKEELEKAGYYLPADIQEIKLYGPEKNFPVRLSKDEKNPKS; encoded by the coding sequence ATGGAACAGGACGATAGTTTTCAGGTCACTTCTATTGATGAAGCTTTCAAAAGTTTTTATGATTCTTTCATAGAGCAAGTTCCAAATATTGGAATGGGAATACTCATTATTATACTTGGAGTACTACTGGGCACCTGGATAGGAAATTTCGCCAAAAACAGGATATCTTACAGGACCAGGGATCCTTTAATGAGTAAATTCCTGGGAAAATCAATAAGGATCCTTTTCATTGTAATATCAATAATGATAGGTTTAAGAGCAGCAGGATTGGGTGGTATTGCTACAGGAATACTTACCGCAGCGGGAGCAAGTGCTGTTGTTTTAGGATTTGCCTTTAAAGATATTGGTGAAAATTTTATAGCGGGAATAAAACTGTCGTTCAACAGGCCTTTTAATATTAACGATACGGTTGAGGTAGGTAATAACTTCGGAAAAGTGAAGGCGCTGGAGTTTAGGTACACTAAATTAAAAACTTTTGATGGGAAAGATGTGTATATTCCTAATAGCGATGTACTTACAGAACCTGTAACTAATTTTACTGAAGATGGATTTTTCCGCTGGGATTTTGTGGTGGGTATTGCTTATGAAAATGATATTGATGGTGCAAAAGCTATAATTATGAAGGTTATAGAAGAAATACCAGACGTGATCGAGGATGAGGATCATCAAAATTTTGTAATTGAAGAAGAACTTGCAACAAGTACTGTAAACCTGAAAGTATTTTTTTGGGTAGACACTACAGATTTTCGAAGAGGCGCGCTTATACAGAGAGGAATGGTAATAAGAAAGGTCAAAGAAGAGCTGGAAAAAGCTGGATATTACCTGCCTGCCGATATTCAGGAAATCAAACTATACGGACCAGAAAAAAACTTTCCTGTACGTTTATCTAAAGATGAAAAGAACCCAAAATCCTAA
- a CDS encoding SatD family protein — protein MIAVLTADLIDSTHYEEEVLEIVLNKLREEFQEIYRQYGEDMVRFTIYRGDSFQGIIKRPEEALQIALQIKSAVNSIHLKKTRKSRNYSKIADFKLAIGLGTQELDREEITESNGQAFQFSGRTLDEMKGSSRHTGIKTPRDDVDEEFNTSFLLLDTITDKWSTASAEVVYYLLKGLKEREVASEINISQSAVNQRKKAAGWEAVSLLLTRFREVIKKQFINGK, from the coding sequence ATGATAGCAGTTCTTACAGCCGATCTTATTGATTCTACTCATTATGAGGAGGAGGTACTTGAAATTGTTCTTAATAAACTAAGGGAAGAATTTCAGGAAATTTATAGACAATATGGGGAAGATATGGTACGCTTCACTATCTACAGAGGAGATAGTTTCCAGGGTATAATTAAAAGACCCGAAGAAGCTCTGCAAATAGCTCTCCAAATCAAATCAGCAGTTAACAGTATTCACCTTAAGAAGACCCGTAAGAGTCGGAACTATTCAAAAATAGCCGACTTTAAATTAGCAATTGGATTAGGAACACAGGAGCTGGACCGGGAGGAGATAACAGAATCCAATGGGCAGGCCTTTCAATTTTCCGGCAGGACCCTGGATGAGATGAAAGGCAGCAGCAGGCATACCGGAATAAAAACGCCGCGGGACGATGTAGATGAAGAATTTAATACTTCCTTTTTACTGCTGGATACAATAACCGATAAATGGAGTACAGCCTCGGCAGAAGTGGTTTATTATCTCTTAAAGGGTTTAAAAGAAAGAGAAGTGGCTTCTGAAATTAATATCAGCCAGTCCGCAGTTAACCAGCGTAAAAAAGCTGCGGGATGGGAGGCAGTGTCACTTTTATTAACGAGATTTCGGGAGGTTATTAAAAAACAATTTATCAATGGAAAGTAG
- a CDS encoding DUF3817 domain-containing protein yields the protein MGLENQIRIFRWISILEGISFLVLLFLAMPLKYFFDLPQMVRVVGMAHGILFVAYVLGAFIMYKPLNWQKQTLAIALACSVVPFGPFYIEKKYL from the coding sequence ATGGGTCTGGAAAATCAAATTAGAATTTTTAGATGGATAAGTATCCTTGAGGGAATATCATTTTTAGTGTTGCTTTTTCTGGCTATGCCACTTAAGTATTTTTTTGATCTTCCTCAAATGGTGAGGGTTGTTGGAATGGCGCATGGAATTTTATTTGTGGCTTATGTCCTGGGAGCATTTATTATGTACAAACCCCTAAATTGGCAAAAGCAGACTCTTGCTATTGCTTTAGCATGTTCTGTAGTACCGTTTGGTCCTTTTTATATTGAAAAGAAATACCTTTAG
- the galE gene encoding UDP-glucose 4-epimerase GalE, with translation MKGKILVTGGLGFIGSHTVVELQEQGYEVIIIDNLSNSSIDVLAGITKITGKTPEYENLDLRNKEAVIDFFENHKNIEGVIHFAASKAVGESVENPLLYYENNISTLVYLLKQLSKKEQANFIFSSSCTVYGQADELPITESAPVKQAMSPYGNTKQIGEEIIKDTCKVHPDLRAISLRYFNPIGAHPSAEIGELPIGTPQNLVPFITQTAIGKREQLAVFGDDYPTNDGTCIRDYIHVMDLAKAHVIALEKLMKSKTSENYEVFNLGTGKGNSVLEVIKTFENVTGENLSYRITNRREGDITAAYADTHKANEVLGWKAEQGLNEALRSAWQWEQKVARKEKQN, from the coding sequence ATGAAAGGAAAAATATTAGTAACCGGAGGTCTTGGTTTTATAGGTTCTCACACTGTAGTAGAACTGCAGGAACAGGGTTATGAAGTAATAATTATAGACAATTTATCAAATTCTTCAATTGACGTTCTTGCGGGTATTACCAAAATCACGGGGAAAACTCCGGAGTATGAAAATTTGGATCTTCGCAATAAAGAGGCGGTTATTGATTTTTTTGAAAACCATAAAAATATTGAAGGAGTAATTCACTTTGCTGCCTCGAAAGCAGTTGGAGAGAGTGTAGAAAATCCGCTTTTATATTATGAAAACAACATTTCCACTCTGGTATACCTTCTTAAACAATTGAGCAAAAAAGAGCAGGCGAACTTTATTTTTAGTTCCTCCTGTACGGTTTACGGGCAGGCAGATGAATTACCTATAACCGAATCGGCTCCTGTAAAGCAGGCGATGTCTCCATATGGTAATACTAAACAAATTGGAGAAGAAATAATTAAGGATACCTGTAAAGTCCATCCTGATCTTAGAGCAATATCTTTGCGCTATTTTAATCCTATTGGCGCACATCCAAGTGCCGAAATAGGTGAATTGCCTATAGGTACTCCTCAAAACCTCGTTCCTTTTATTACCCAAACAGCTATTGGAAAACGAGAACAATTAGCAGTATTTGGAGATGATTATCCTACTAATGACGGTACGTGTATTAGAGATTACATTCACGTGATGGATTTAGCAAAAGCGCATGTAATAGCCCTGGAGAAATTGATGAAAAGTAAAACTTCAGAAAATTATGAGGTCTTCAATCTTGGTACCGGAAAAGGAAATTCAGTTCTTGAGGTCATAAAGACTTTTGAGAATGTTACAGGGGAAAATTTGTCCTATAGAATTACTAACAGAAGGGAAGGAGATATAACAGCTGCTTATGCTGATACCCACAAGGCGAATGAAGTGTTGGGATGGAAAGCAGAACAGGGCCTCAATGAGGCTCTTAGAAGTGCCTGGCAATGGGAACAGAAAGTGGCGCGGAAGGAAAAGCAAAATTAA
- a CDS encoding YqaE/Pmp3 family membrane protein: MTLILNILLPPLAVFLKHGLGTTFLISLLLTALGWLPGIIHAFYVNGTS, translated from the coding sequence ATGACTCTTATTTTAAATATTTTACTACCACCTCTTGCCGTGTTTTTAAAACATGGGCTGGGTACAACCTTCTTAATAAGTTTACTATTAACCGCACTTGGATGGTTACCAGGAATAATTCACGCTTTTTATGTGAATGGAACATCATAA
- a CDS encoding DUF1206 domain-containing protein — translation MFTELLSVLTFLAAFNLGGQKAGQLQVLKFLDEQPFGNVLLIILGLGLLCYAAWRFVQSIQDPEGIGEDKKGTVKRIAYFISGLIYLGLAAMSIWRVIGSGSSQGSGGSAGKSSSFLATETGLYVLGAVGLIIIGVGIYQFIRIYKKDFMEKFDFKSISEEKRRKTIKNSAYTGLASRGVLFLITGYFALHAAITSNPSEIKTTREAFSFLQDSSYGAWLLGLVAAGLVGYAVYMFMMAKYKHFKA, via the coding sequence GTGTTTACGGAATTACTAAGTGTTCTCACTTTTTTAGCTGCTTTTAACCTGGGCGGGCAAAAGGCAGGACAATTGCAGGTTTTGAAATTTTTGGACGAACAGCCTTTTGGAAATGTATTATTAATTATCCTTGGATTAGGTTTACTTTGTTATGCAGCCTGGAGATTTGTACAATCTATTCAGGATCCTGAAGGTATTGGAGAGGATAAAAAAGGTACAGTTAAAAGAATTGCCTATTTCATTAGTGGATTAATTTACCTTGGTCTGGCTGCAATGTCTATATGGAGGGTAATTGGATCGGGAAGTTCTCAAGGATCAGGTGGCAGTGCCGGGAAATCCTCATCTTTTCTTGCTACAGAAACTGGTTTATATGTACTGGGTGCCGTAGGATTAATAATAATTGGGGTGGGTATTTATCAATTTATCAGGATATACAAAAAAGATTTTATGGAGAAGTTTGACTTTAAATCTATAAGTGAAGAAAAACGCCGAAAAACTATAAAAAATTCTGCATATACTGGATTGGCCTCCAGAGGAGTACTCTTCCTCATAACCGGATATTTTGCTTTACACGCGGCCATAACTTCAAACCCCTCAGAAATTAAAACTACACGGGAAGCTTTTTCTTTTCTACAGGATTCTTCTTATGGAGCCTGGTTATTAGGATTGGTAGCGGCAGGATTAGTGGGATATGCTGTTTATATGTTTATGATGGCTAAATACAAGCATTTTAAAGCATAA
- a CDS encoding mechanosensitive ion channel family protein, whose translation MEDLFKFSSVFCFLEEYFLRQGMNVYVASYINLFINLIVLVLLVIIINYIIRRFVIETFNAFTNKTKTTFDDFLVKSNFPKYVGQIFPLILINYTIPYILINHQWTLGIVQLLVNIYAIILGVWICRSLLRTTKNFLKIQEEYRDKPIDSYIQVVIIFIWVVGIMFIFSEITGRSVINFAISLGAASAILLLIFKDTILGFVASIQVSVNDIVRIGDWITFSKYGADGTVTEINLATVRVQNWDNTYTTIPTYSLIADSFQNWRGMQESPGRRIKRAIFIKQSSVKFVDSNDLEILKRISLIAPYLDHRQKEIERYNLSNNVNKELPINGRNQTNLGIFRKYVDAYLHEHSAVHKEMYIIVRHLAPTSMGIPLEILCFSRDKRWENFEYISADIFDHVIAAVPYFGLKLFESPSGDDIREYFSAESRT comes from the coding sequence ATGGAAGACCTTTTCAAATTCAGCTCTGTTTTTTGCTTTCTGGAAGAATATTTTTTACGTCAGGGAATGAACGTTTATGTGGCAAGTTATATTAACCTCTTCATAAATCTAATTGTACTGGTTCTACTTGTTATAATAATAAATTATATTATAAGAAGGTTTGTCATAGAAACGTTTAATGCCTTTACAAACAAAACCAAAACTACTTTTGACGATTTCCTGGTTAAAAGTAACTTCCCCAAATATGTAGGACAAATTTTTCCTTTGATCCTGATAAATTATACTATTCCTTACATCCTTATTAACCACCAATGGACACTTGGGATAGTACAACTTCTGGTCAATATTTATGCAATTATTCTGGGGGTATGGATTTGCAGAAGCTTATTAAGAACTACCAAGAATTTTCTCAAAATTCAGGAAGAGTACCGGGATAAACCCATCGATAGTTATATCCAGGTTGTTATTATATTTATATGGGTGGTGGGAATTATGTTTATTTTTTCTGAAATCACCGGAAGATCTGTTATTAATTTCGCAATTTCCCTGGGTGCCGCTTCGGCTATCCTGCTGCTAATTTTTAAAGATACCATACTTGGTTTTGTAGCTTCCATACAGGTTTCTGTTAATGATATTGTTCGAATTGGAGATTGGATTACCTTCAGCAAATATGGAGCTGACGGTACGGTGACGGAAATTAACCTTGCCACAGTAAGAGTTCAAAACTGGGACAATACCTATACAACAATACCCACCTACAGTTTAATTGCAGATTCTTTTCAAAACTGGAGAGGGATGCAGGAATCACCCGGTAGAAGGATTAAACGGGCAATTTTTATTAAACAGAGTTCAGTAAAATTTGTTGACTCTAATGATCTTGAAATTTTAAAAAGAATATCTCTTATTGCTCCTTACCTGGACCACAGGCAAAAGGAAATTGAGAGATATAATCTATCAAATAATGTTAATAAGGAGCTGCCAATAAACGGAAGAAATCAAACCAACCTTGGGATCTTTAGAAAGTATGTAGATGCTTACCTTCACGAACATTCTGCAGTTCATAAAGAGATGTATATAATTGTAAGGCACCTCGCCCCTACTTCTATGGGTATACCCCTGGAGATTTTATGTTTTAGCAGGGACAAAAGATGGGAAAACTTTGAATATATTTCTGCTGATATTTTTGATCATGTAATAGCCGCTGTTCCTTACTTTGGACTTAAGTTGTTTGAATCTCCATCCGGGGATGATATCAGGGAGTATTTTTCAGCAGAAAGCAGAACATAA
- a CDS encoding NUDIX hydrolase, with translation MSKQNIAVTVDVVVIYQKEEPMLLLVQRKNDPYKGKWALPGGFLEEEENLVEGAMRELKEETNLNIKSLTQIGAFGEPGKRSQGQEYFHCLPGYS, from the coding sequence ATGAGTAAACAAAATATTGCTGTAACTGTAGACGTAGTAGTTATCTATCAAAAGGAGGAGCCTATGCTTCTCCTTGTTCAACGGAAGAACGACCCATACAAAGGAAAGTGGGCGTTACCCGGCGGATTTTTAGAGGAGGAAGAAAACCTGGTAGAGGGTGCTATGAGAGAGCTTAAAGAAGAAACCAATCTTAATATCAAAAGCCTTACGCAAATTGGAGCGTTTGGAGAGCCGGGGAAGAGATCCCAGGGGCAGGAATATTTCCATTGCTTACCTGGGTATAGTTGA
- a CDS encoding DEAD/DEAH box helicase, with amino-acid sequence MGFSSLGVSKEIEKGLLEMGIVTPTKIQEAAIPVLTTQRIDFIGQAQTGTGKTAAFGLPLLSKIDPSKDWIQALVLAPTRELGQQIARQLFKFTKYSDKVFTEAVYGGEKIDIQISRLNRPTHIVVATPGRLLDLLNKKALDISKIETLVLDEADEMLSLGFKEDLSRILKKTQGKRNVWLFSATIPKELDEIINSYVSPDALRINIDKEDAVNTGIEHHYVTGDDNNKLDTLTQFLKSQGKNRGIIFSRTKAVAKVLAKQLASKNYEVGLLEGDMHQKDRDKVMRAFKNKNLRLLVATDVAARGIDVSNLAFVVHYQLPDQVDYYTHRSGRTARAGKKGISLVLINNKEVNRIWELEKTLGIKFLRIK; translated from the coding sequence ATGGGATTTTCATCACTAGGAGTATCAAAAGAAATAGAGAAAGGTTTGCTGGAAATGGGCATTGTAACTCCCACAAAGATTCAGGAAGCAGCAATTCCTGTTTTAACGACACAAAGAATTGATTTTATAGGGCAGGCGCAAACAGGAACTGGAAAAACTGCAGCCTTTGGACTCCCTTTACTTTCAAAAATAGATCCTTCAAAGGATTGGATTCAGGCTTTAGTACTGGCTCCAACCCGGGAACTGGGGCAACAAATTGCAAGACAACTTTTCAAATTCACAAAGTATTCTGACAAAGTTTTTACTGAAGCTGTTTACGGAGGCGAAAAAATTGATATCCAAATTAGCCGTCTTAACAGGCCTACCCATATAGTTGTAGCAACACCCGGAAGACTTCTCGACCTTTTGAACAAGAAAGCTCTTGACATTTCAAAGATAGAAACTCTCGTATTGGATGAAGCAGATGAAATGCTGAGTTTAGGATTTAAGGAAGATCTTTCCCGAATACTTAAAAAAACTCAGGGAAAGCGGAATGTCTGGCTTTTCTCTGCCACTATTCCAAAGGAACTTGATGAGATAATAAATAGTTATGTGTCACCTGATGCCTTGCGAATAAATATTGATAAGGAGGATGCTGTAAATACCGGAATTGAACATCACTATGTCACCGGGGACGATAATAATAAATTAGATACACTCACGCAATTTTTAAAATCACAGGGAAAAAATAGAGGTATCATTTTTTCTAGGACAAAAGCGGTGGCCAAAGTCCTGGCAAAACAATTGGCATCAAAAAATTATGAAGTGGGCCTTTTGGAGGGGGATATGCATCAAAAAGACCGCGATAAAGTTATGAGAGCATTTAAAAACAAAAATTTACGCCTCTTGGTGGCTACAGATGTTGCTGCAAGAGGAATTGATGTGAGTAATCTTGCTTTTGTAGTTCATTACCAACTCCCGGATCAGGTTGATTATTATACCCACCGAAGTGGCCGTACTGCCCGAGCCGGAAAAAAGGGTATTTCCCTTGTCTTAATTAACAACAAAGAAGTTAACCGTATTTGGGAGCTGGAAAAAACTTTGGGAATAAAATTTCTACGGATAAAATAA
- a CDS encoding DUF3307 domain-containing protein, giving the protein MESSLLLIQLFLAHILTDFVLQPTSWIEHKRKYKASSYLLIIHALLAGGLSLIFLQNWELWYVAAFISITHYLIDLWKLLQEKDNLTYFLLDQLFHLVIIILAWLYIIQGFDSVIPTLQSLLNSTEFLGITAAYIIVIFPAGFLIGKATQRWQNEIAEEYQKNSLEAAGRYIGIFERILVLTFILTNNFAAIGLLIAAKSILRFSDKSET; this is encoded by the coding sequence ATGGAAAGTAGCCTTCTTCTAATACAACTTTTCCTCGCTCATATTTTAACCGATTTTGTGCTTCAGCCCACATCCTGGATTGAACATAAGAGAAAATATAAAGCAAGCTCTTATTTACTTATCATCCATGCCCTGCTGGCAGGAGGACTAAGTTTAATATTTCTTCAAAACTGGGAACTGTGGTATGTAGCGGCTTTTATTAGTATCACACACTATTTGATTGATCTGTGGAAATTGCTGCAGGAAAAAGACAATCTCACCTATTTTTTACTGGACCAGCTTTTTCACCTGGTAATAATTATTCTTGCGTGGCTCTATATAATCCAGGGATTTGATTCTGTTATACCCACTCTGCAATCTCTTCTTAATTCTACAGAATTTTTAGGAATTACGGCAGCATATATAATAGTTATATTCCCGGCAGGATTTCTAATAGGAAAAGCAACCCAGCGCTGGCAAAATGAAATTGCAGAAGAATATCAAAAAAACAGTCTCGAAGCTGCAGGAAGATATATAGGAATATTTGAAAGAATCCTCGTTCTCACGTTTATACTCACAAATAATTTTGCAGCAATAGGTTTGCTTATTGCTGCAAAGTCTATTTTAAGGTTCAGCGACAAATCTGAAACTTAG